A stretch of Arthrobacter sp. NEB 688 DNA encodes these proteins:
- a CDS encoding tetratricopeptide repeat protein, whose protein sequence is MTQTPDPAGARGAVDLSAVAAMTTPGAATAGDGASAGPVPGQPAPAAPAQRAVPDGLVVEVTPATLQQALTRTVNVAGLLVLWSSSHPQTRQLIDTVAAVAARQEGRVLVLTADLSGHPELLQAFQPLLVQAFGQPTVPATFGLLQGQPVPLFPGIADEQQVGQAVEQLLQAAVQNGITGRVDLGPVPGGDADEEEAVSPLHEAAYEAIERGDLTAAAQAYEQAIAADASDEDARLGLAQVRLMERTQGVDLNAARAAAAADPADVEAACVVADLDVLGGHVEDAFTRLVDLVRTSAGDERDRARTHLLGLFDVVGAHDERVRKGRTALMSALF, encoded by the coding sequence ATGACGCAGACTCCCGACCCCGCCGGCGCCCGGGGCGCCGTCGACCTCTCCGCCGTGGCGGCGATGACGACGCCGGGCGCCGCGACCGCCGGCGACGGCGCGTCCGCCGGGCCGGTGCCCGGGCAGCCCGCGCCCGCCGCCCCCGCCCAGCGGGCCGTCCCGGACGGCCTCGTCGTCGAGGTGACCCCCGCGACCCTCCAGCAGGCCCTGACCCGCACGGTCAACGTCGCCGGGCTGCTCGTCCTCTGGTCCTCGAGCCACCCGCAGACGCGCCAGCTCATCGACACCGTCGCGGCCGTGGCCGCCCGGCAGGAGGGGCGCGTCCTCGTCCTCACGGCCGACCTCAGCGGGCACCCCGAGCTGCTCCAGGCCTTCCAGCCGCTCCTCGTGCAGGCCTTCGGCCAGCCGACGGTGCCGGCGACCTTCGGGCTGCTCCAGGGCCAGCCCGTGCCGCTGTTCCCGGGCATCGCCGACGAGCAGCAGGTCGGCCAGGCCGTCGAGCAGCTCCTCCAGGCGGCGGTGCAGAACGGCATCACCGGCCGCGTCGACCTCGGCCCGGTGCCCGGCGGCGACGCCGACGAGGAGGAGGCGGTCTCGCCGCTGCACGAGGCGGCCTACGAGGCCATCGAGCGGGGCGACCTCACCGCCGCCGCGCAGGCGTACGAGCAGGCCATCGCCGCGGACGCCTCCGACGAGGACGCGCGGCTCGGGCTCGCCCAGGTGCGCCTCATGGAGCGCACCCAGGGCGTCGACCTCAACGCCGCGCGGGCCGCCGCCGCCGCGGACCCGGCCGACGTCGAGGCCGCCTGCGTCGTCGCCGACCTCGACGTCCTCGGTGGTCACGTCGAGGACGCCTTCACGCGCCTCGTCGACCTCGTCCGCACGAGCGCCGGTGACGAGCGCGACCGCGCCCGCACCCACCTGCTCGGGCTCTTCGACGTCGTCGGCGCGCACGACGAGCGGGTCCGCAAGGGGCGCACCGCGCTCATGAGCGCCCTCTTCTGA
- a CDS encoding alpha/beta hydrolase-fold protein produces the protein MSDVVTDETLELVLDTDDATLTGVSLDCDPAVPGPREFAAVPGGWRLVLPRPALGRIEYRLALHRGEATEVVCDPGNPLRVQTAFGDRSVLELPGYAPPWWLDAPVAAGRLTPMAVAGETADDVPVTVWTPEQLADDEPAPLLLVHDGPEYDLLAGMTRYSGALVAAGVLPPHRVALTHPVLRDAWYSGSPGYLRTVAEAGLDRIAATHPVSAPVVVVGASLGGLTALLLALAAAPRVGGVVAQSGSFFQVRHDDSESGFRYFGRISRAVQAVLDTRHTDHPLVVGMTCGALEENAANNRDMAAALRRAGHDVRHREVDDLHSYTAWRDALDPTLTEVLRTLWCSEREPA, from the coding sequence GTGTCCGACGTCGTCACCGACGAGACCCTCGAGCTCGTCCTCGACACCGACGACGCCACCCTGACCGGGGTCTCGCTCGACTGCGACCCCGCCGTGCCCGGCCCCCGGGAGTTCGCGGCGGTGCCGGGCGGGTGGCGGCTGGTGCTGCCGCGGCCGGCGCTCGGGCGCATCGAGTACCGGCTGGCGCTGCACCGCGGCGAGGCCACCGAGGTCGTCTGCGACCCCGGCAACCCGCTGCGCGTCCAGACGGCCTTCGGGGACCGCTCGGTGCTGGAGCTGCCCGGGTACGCCCCGCCGTGGTGGCTCGACGCCCCGGTGGCCGCGGGACGCCTCACGCCGATGGCCGTCGCGGGCGAGACCGCCGACGACGTGCCGGTCACCGTGTGGACCCCCGAGCAGCTCGCCGACGACGAGCCGGCGCCGCTGCTCCTCGTCCACGACGGACCCGAGTACGACCTGCTCGCCGGCATGACGCGCTACTCCGGGGCGCTCGTCGCGGCCGGCGTCCTGCCGCCGCACCGGGTCGCGCTGACCCATCCGGTCCTGCGGGACGCCTGGTACTCCGGCTCGCCCGGCTACCTGCGCACCGTCGCCGAGGCGGGGCTGGACCGGATCGCCGCGACGCACCCCGTGTCGGCGCCCGTCGTCGTCGTCGGCGCCAGCCTCGGCGGCCTGACCGCGCTCCTGCTCGCGCTGGCCGCGGCGCCCCGGGTGGGCGGGGTCGTGGCGCAGTCCGGCTCCTTCTTCCAGGTCCGCCACGACGACTCCGAGAGCGGCTTCCGGTACTTCGGACGCATCTCGCGGGCCGTCCAGGCCGTCCTCGACACCCGGCACACCGACCACCCGCTCGTCGTCGGGATGACCTGCGGCGCGCTCGAGGAGAACGCCGCCAACAACCGCGACATGGCTGCCGCCCTGCGCCGGGCGGGCCACGACGTGCGCCACCGCGAGGTCGACGACCTGCACTCCTACACCGCGTGGCGCGACGCCCTCGACCCCACGCTCACCGAGGTCCTGCGGACGCTCTGGTGCTCGGAGCGCGAGCCGGCCTGA
- a CDS encoding alpha/beta hydrolase-fold protein, producing MEQRSVRLGVPGHDADLEVVRYGHWGRPVLLFPSEAGAARDAEGDGMLDAVRPLVDAGRVSLFCVDSLDGWSWSDTSLPTEERARRAGAYTTWLSEAVLPWVQSETGGSQEVVAVGPSMGAYHAVHLALTRADVVPLAIGLSGNYDPTTWNGWGEVGDATYFANPSAYLAHAGGDHLDWLRSRVSILLVVGQGPFEVSPTRSLPATQEFANVLSGKGIRHELDVWGHDSAHDWPWWSRQLAHHLPRFT from the coding sequence ATGGAGCAGCGCAGCGTCCGGCTCGGGGTCCCCGGCCACGACGCCGACCTCGAGGTCGTGCGGTACGGGCACTGGGGGCGTCCGGTGCTCCTCTTCCCCTCGGAGGCCGGCGCGGCGCGCGACGCCGAGGGCGACGGGATGCTCGACGCCGTCCGTCCGCTCGTCGACGCCGGCCGGGTCAGCCTCTTCTGCGTCGACTCGCTCGACGGCTGGTCGTGGTCCGACACCTCGCTGCCGACCGAGGAGCGGGCCCGGCGCGCGGGGGCCTACACGACGTGGCTGAGCGAGGCCGTGCTGCCGTGGGTGCAGTCCGAGACCGGTGGCTCGCAGGAGGTCGTGGCGGTCGGGCCGTCGATGGGCGCCTACCACGCGGTGCACCTGGCGCTCACCCGCGCCGACGTCGTGCCGCTCGCCATCGGCCTGTCCGGCAACTACGACCCGACGACGTGGAACGGCTGGGGCGAGGTCGGCGACGCGACGTACTTCGCGAACCCGTCGGCGTACCTCGCGCACGCCGGCGGCGACCACCTCGACTGGCTGCGCTCGCGGGTGTCCATCCTCCTCGTCGTCGGGCAGGGGCCCTTCGAGGTCTCGCCGACCCGGTCGCTGCCCGCCACCCAGGAGTTCGCGAACGTGCTGTCCGGCAAGGGGATCCGCCACGAGCTCGACGTCTGGGGCCACGACAGCGCCCACGACTGGCCGTGGTGGTCCCGCCAGCTCGCCCACCACCTGCCCCGCTTCACCTGA
- a CDS encoding DUF1697 domain-containing protein — MSTRVGFLRAVNVGRRRVAMSRVVALCEGLGYDDVWTYVNSGNVVLDATGSRAAVERAVEGALEDEYGFECSTFVRTPAQLRAVLADRPFGVGEGDTHFVTFLRSAPSDGDLAALEGLSNEVDTLVVRGSEVHWRMHGRSTDSRLVTRDWERILGPASSTSRNVTMLTKLVAKIDAR, encoded by the coding sequence GTGAGCACCCGGGTCGGGTTCCTGCGCGCCGTCAACGTCGGGCGGCGCCGCGTCGCGATGAGCCGGGTCGTCGCGCTGTGCGAGGGCCTCGGGTACGACGACGTGTGGACGTACGTCAACAGCGGCAACGTCGTGCTCGACGCGACGGGGTCGCGGGCGGCGGTCGAGCGGGCGGTGGAGGGCGCGCTCGAGGACGAGTACGGCTTCGAGTGCTCGACGTTCGTGCGGACGCCGGCGCAGCTGCGCGCGGTGCTGGCGGACCGGCCGTTCGGGGTCGGCGAGGGCGACACGCACTTCGTGACGTTCCTGCGCTCGGCGCCGTCCGACGGTGACCTGGCGGCGCTCGAGGGGCTGTCGAACGAGGTCGACACGCTGGTGGTCCGGGGGAGCGAGGTCCACTGGCGGATGCACGGGCGGTCGACGGACTCCCGTCTCGTGACGCGGGACTGGGAGCGCATCCTCGGCCCGGCGAGCAGCACGAGCCGCAACGTCACGATGCTGACCAAGCTCGTGGCGAAGATCGACGCCCGCTAG
- the pgm gene encoding phosphoglucomutase (alpha-D-glucose-1,6-bisphosphate-dependent), translating into MTSSRAGQPAQPSDLVDVAALVTAYYTREPDPEDVDQQVAFGTSGHRGSSLRTSFNEAHILATTQAICDYRREQGYDGPLFMGRDTHGLSEPAWSSALEVLAANDVTVLVDSADRYTPTPAVSHAILVANRGKVSGVDDMPAGRGLADGIVVTPSHNPPSDGGFKYNPPHGGPADSDATKVIAAAANAYLRAGLEGVRRIPFARARAAARSHDFMGHYVDDLPNVLDLDAVREAGVRIGADPLGGAAVDYWGAIAERHRLDLTVVNPLVDPTWRFMTLDWDGKIRMDCSSPSAMASLIERRDEYDVATGNDADSDRHGIVTPDAGLMNPNHYLAVAIRYLYGGARPQWREDGFIGKTLVSSSMIDRVAVDLGRRLVEVPVGFKWFVPGLLDGSGPFGGEESAGASFLRHDGSVWTTDKDGILLALLASEIIARTGRTPSEHYGDLVARHGEPAYARIDAPADRAQKAKLAALSPADVAAETLAGEPITAKLTEAPGNGAAIGGLKVVTESAWFAARPSGTEDVYKIYAESFRGPDHLAQVQAEAKDVVSAALGG; encoded by the coding sequence ATGACCTCCTCGCGCGCCGGACAGCCCGCCCAGCCCTCCGACCTCGTCGACGTCGCGGCGCTCGTCACGGCCTACTACACGCGCGAGCCCGACCCCGAGGACGTCGACCAGCAGGTCGCCTTCGGCACCTCCGGCCACCGCGGCTCGAGCCTGCGCACCTCGTTCAACGAGGCGCACATCCTCGCCACGACGCAGGCCATCTGCGACTACCGGCGCGAGCAGGGCTACGACGGACCGCTGTTCATGGGCCGCGACACGCACGGGCTGTCGGAGCCCGCGTGGTCGAGCGCGCTCGAGGTGCTCGCCGCCAACGACGTCACCGTGCTCGTCGACTCCGCCGACCGCTACACCCCGACCCCCGCGGTCTCGCACGCCATCCTCGTGGCCAACCGCGGCAAGGTCTCCGGTGTCGACGACATGCCTGCGGGCCGCGGCCTCGCCGACGGCATCGTCGTCACCCCGTCGCACAACCCGCCGAGCGACGGCGGCTTCAAGTACAACCCCCCGCACGGCGGCCCCGCCGACTCGGACGCGACCAAGGTCATCGCCGCGGCGGCCAACGCCTACCTGCGCGCCGGCCTCGAGGGGGTGCGGCGCATCCCCTTCGCGCGTGCCCGGGCGGCCGCGCGGTCACACGACTTCATGGGGCACTACGTCGACGACCTGCCGAACGTCCTCGACCTCGACGCCGTCCGCGAGGCCGGGGTGCGCATCGGCGCCGACCCGCTCGGTGGCGCGGCGGTCGACTACTGGGGCGCCATCGCCGAGCGCCACCGCCTCGACCTCACCGTCGTCAACCCGCTCGTCGACCCGACCTGGCGGTTCATGACGCTCGACTGGGACGGCAAGATCCGGATGGACTGCTCCTCCCCCTCGGCGATGGCCTCGCTCATCGAGCGGCGCGACGAGTACGACGTCGCGACGGGCAACGACGCCGACAGCGACCGGCACGGCATCGTCACCCCGGACGCCGGCCTCATGAACCCCAACCACTACCTCGCCGTCGCGATCCGCTACCTCTACGGCGGCGCGCGGCCGCAGTGGCGCGAGGACGGCTTCATCGGCAAGACCCTCGTGTCGAGCTCGATGATCGACCGGGTCGCGGTTGACCTCGGCCGGCGGCTCGTCGAGGTGCCGGTCGGCTTCAAGTGGTTCGTGCCCGGCCTGCTCGACGGCTCCGGCCCGTTCGGCGGCGAGGAGTCGGCGGGCGCCTCGTTCCTGCGCCACGACGGCTCGGTGTGGACGACCGACAAGGACGGCATCCTCCTCGCGCTGCTCGCCTCCGAGATCATCGCCCGCACCGGGCGGACCCCGAGCGAGCACTACGGCGACCTCGTCGCGCGCCACGGCGAGCCGGCCTACGCGCGCATCGACGCCCCCGCCGACCGGGCGCAGAAGGCCAAGCTCGCGGCCCTCTCCCCCGCCGACGTCGCCGCCGAGACCCTCGCCGGCGAGCCGATCACCGCCAAGCTGACCGAGGCCCCCGGCAACGGTGCGGCCATCGGCGGCCTCAAGGTCGTCACCGAGTCGGCGTGGTTCGCGGCCCGGCCGAGCGGCACCGAGGACGTCTACAAGATCTACGCCGAGTCCTTCCGCGGCCCCGACCACCTCGCCCAGGTCCAGGCCGAGGCCAAGGACGTTGTCTCCGCCGCCCTCGGCGGCTGA
- a CDS encoding FAD/NAD(P)-binding oxidoreductase: MSGTRKHLLVLGAGTAGTMVVNKLRKRLPADGWGITVVDRDDVHDYQPGYLFIPFGLTTPEQVRRTRRPLIHDGVDVVLGAVERVDTEAHEVHLEDGRVLPWDQLVIATGTSPRPEETEGTLGPQWHREVGEFYTYEGAIALHDQLDTFAGGRLVVHITELPIKCPVAPLEFTFLADDWLRRRGLRERTELVFVTPLDGAFTKPVASRTLGSLLEEKGITVEPDFLVERIDQERKVLVSYDEREVAYDQLVTVPLNKGADFVAASGLGDELGYVPVDKHTFLATGHDDVFALGDASNIPTSKAGSVAHFSVEVFVENFLEHVAGRPMTHSFDGHANCFVESGHGKALLLDFNYDTEPLTGTFPLPRVGPLRLLGESRANHLGKLAFRHVYWNALLPGRPLGLPAEMSMAGKNPA; this comes from the coding sequence ATGAGCGGAACACGGAAGCACCTGCTGGTCCTCGGGGCCGGGACGGCCGGGACGATGGTCGTCAACAAGCTGCGCAAGCGGCTCCCGGCCGACGGCTGGGGCATCACCGTCGTCGACCGCGACGACGTCCACGACTACCAGCCGGGCTACCTGTTCATCCCCTTCGGCCTCACCACCCCCGAGCAGGTCCGCCGGACCAGGCGGCCCCTCATCCACGACGGCGTCGACGTCGTCCTGGGCGCGGTCGAGCGGGTCGACACCGAGGCCCACGAGGTCCACCTCGAGGACGGCCGCGTCCTGCCCTGGGACCAGCTCGTCATCGCCACCGGGACCTCGCCCCGCCCCGAGGAGACCGAGGGCACCCTCGGCCCCCAGTGGCACCGGGAGGTCGGCGAGTTCTACACCTACGAGGGCGCGATCGCGCTGCACGACCAGCTCGACACCTTCGCCGGCGGACGGCTCGTCGTGCACATCACCGAGCTGCCGATCAAGTGCCCCGTCGCGCCGCTGGAGTTCACCTTCCTCGCCGACGACTGGCTGCGCCGGCGCGGCCTGCGGGAGCGCACCGAGCTCGTCTTCGTCACCCCGCTCGACGGCGCGTTCACCAAGCCGGTCGCGAGCCGCACCCTCGGGAGCCTGCTCGAGGAGAAGGGCATCACCGTCGAGCCGGACTTCCTCGTCGAGCGGATCGACCAGGAGCGCAAGGTCCTCGTCTCCTACGACGAGCGCGAGGTCGCCTACGACCAGCTCGTGACCGTGCCGCTCAACAAGGGGGCGGACTTCGTCGCCGCGTCGGGCCTGGGCGACGAGCTGGGCTACGTGCCGGTCGACAAGCACACCTTCCTCGCCACGGGGCACGACGACGTCTTCGCCCTCGGCGACGCGAGCAACATCCCGACGAGCAAGGCCGGCTCGGTCGCACACTTCTCGGTCGAGGTCTTCGTCGAGAACTTCCTCGAGCACGTCGCCGGCCGCCCGATGACGCACTCCTTCGACGGCCACGCGAACTGCTTCGTCGAGTCCGGCCACGGCAAGGCGCTGCTCCTGGACTTCAACTACGACACCGAGCCCCTCACCGGCACCTTCCCCCTCCCGCGGGTCGGCCCCCTCCGCCTGCTCGGGGAGTCGCGCGCCAACCACCTCGGCAAGCTCGCGTTCCGGCACGTCTACTGGAACGCCCTCCTGCCCGGTCGCCCGCTCGGCCTGCCCGCCGAGATGTCGATGGCCGGCAAGAACCCCGCCTGA
- a CDS encoding TusE/DsrC/DsvC family sulfur relay protein: protein MTTTTIAGHEVEVTDEGFLARPDDWSEDLAPELAALIGLRLDDEHWRLIRFLREDYAVQGETATLRRVSTQTGTPVKQLFALFPGKPAKKMAYVSGLPKPKGCV, encoded by the coding sequence ATGACCACCACGACGATCGCCGGCCACGAGGTCGAGGTCACCGACGAGGGCTTCCTCGCCCGCCCCGACGACTGGAGCGAGGACCTCGCCCCCGAGCTGGCCGCCCTCATCGGCCTGCGGCTCGACGACGAGCACTGGAGGCTGATCCGCTTCCTGCGCGAGGACTACGCCGTCCAGGGCGAGACCGCCACGCTGCGCCGGGTCTCGACGCAGACCGGCACGCCCGTCAAGCAGCTCTTCGCCCTCTTCCCCGGCAAGCCCGCCAAGAAGATGGCCTACGTCTCGGGCCTGCCCAAGCCGAAGGGATGTGTCTGA
- a CDS encoding DsrE/DsrF/DrsH-like family protein codes for MTATDTTPLVPSFDDDSGSGRRLAIICSKGNLDMAYPGLILANAAVGEGVETHLFFTFWGFDIITRATMAHLKLSFVGNTAMHPPGHSEIGIHHMLGALPGATAAATRMMKKQIADLDVPDVPEFLELLTASGVHLWACRMSADMNHVTEDDLYEGVEGVISASDFIELTEGAQLLFI; via the coding sequence ATGACCGCCACCGACACGACGCCGCTCGTCCCCTCGTTCGACGACGACTCCGGCAGCGGGCGCAGGCTCGCGATCATCTGCTCCAAGGGCAACCTCGACATGGCGTACCCGGGCCTCATCCTCGCCAACGCCGCCGTCGGCGAGGGCGTCGAGACGCACCTGTTCTTCACGTTCTGGGGCTTCGACATCATCACGCGGGCGACGATGGCCCACCTCAAGCTGAGCTTCGTCGGCAACACCGCGATGCACCCGCCCGGGCACAGCGAGATCGGCATCCACCACATGCTCGGCGCCCTGCCCGGGGCCACCGCCGCGGCGACGAGGATGATGAAGAAGCAGATCGCCGACCTCGACGTGCCGGACGTCCCGGAGTTCCTCGAGCTGCTCACGGCGTCCGGGGTGCACCTGTGGGCCTGCCGGATGTCGGCCGACATGAACCACGTGACCGAGGACGACCTCTACGAGGGCGTCGAGGGCGTCATCTCGGCGAGCGACTTCATCGAGCTGACCGAGGGGGCGCAGCTGCTGTTCATCTGA
- the glgB gene encoding 1,4-alpha-glucan branching protein GlgB: MPSPEVGGAITALVQGRHQQPHDLLGQHLEPTGLRIRVLRPMARSVRVRFEDGQELALKHEAEGVWTAVREGATRTMDYRLLVAWDDGIEHEQDDPYRFAPTLGEVDLHLVGEGRHEQLWTVLGARVHSYPGPMGDVRGTSFAVWAPRAKAVRVVGDFNGWDGRVHPMRQLGGSGVWELFVPGVGAGAVYKYEIRGADDVVRAKADPMARRTECPPRTGSVVDESSHAWQDDAWMEQRAARNPHTGPMSVYEVHLGSWRQGLTYRELAEHLVNYVTDLGFTHVELLPVMEHPYGPSWGYQVTGYYAPTARFGDPDDFKYLVDALHRAGVGVILDWVPGHFPRDEWALARFDGLPLYEHPDPRRGDQPDWGTHVFDFGRLEVRNFLVANAVYWLEEFHVDGLRVDAVASMLYLDYSRKDGEWIPNVHGGREHLEAIGLLQEANATAYKRVPGIVTIAEESTSWPGVTRPTSQGGLGFGLKWNMGWMNDTLRYLQEQPVHRQYHHNLLTFSLMYAFSESFVLPISHDEVVHGKGSLLTKIPGERPEQLATLRAFLGYMWSHPGKQLLFMGSEFAQPQEWADGRSLEWWLLDHAAHHRVHALVKHLNTVYREHPALWALDEQSAGFRWLDADDNTGNLLSYLRHERADGTGDVVVTAVNYSGEDKEWVRLGVPRSGDWEVVLDTSGFDEAGSPSQGGVVLSAEPTPWNDQPWSVTVRVARLSTVYLAPVPGTERPAAVLDI, encoded by the coding sequence ATGCCCAGCCCCGAGGTCGGGGGCGCCATCACCGCCCTCGTCCAGGGCCGCCACCAGCAGCCGCACGACCTGCTCGGCCAGCACCTCGAGCCGACGGGCCTGCGCATCCGCGTGCTGCGACCCATGGCGCGGTCGGTGCGCGTGCGCTTCGAGGACGGCCAGGAGCTCGCGCTCAAGCACGAGGCAGAGGGCGTCTGGACGGCCGTGCGCGAGGGCGCGACGCGGACGATGGACTACCGCCTGCTCGTCGCGTGGGACGACGGCATCGAGCACGAGCAGGACGACCCCTACCGCTTCGCGCCGACGCTCGGCGAGGTCGACCTGCACCTCGTCGGCGAGGGCCGGCACGAGCAGCTGTGGACCGTCCTCGGCGCCCGGGTGCACTCCTACCCCGGCCCGATGGGCGACGTGCGCGGCACGTCGTTCGCGGTGTGGGCCCCCCGGGCCAAGGCCGTCCGCGTCGTCGGGGACTTCAACGGCTGGGACGGGCGGGTGCACCCGATGCGCCAGCTCGGCGGCAGCGGCGTCTGGGAGCTCTTCGTCCCCGGCGTCGGCGCGGGAGCCGTCTACAAGTACGAGATCCGGGGCGCCGACGACGTCGTGCGCGCCAAGGCCGACCCGATGGCCCGCCGCACCGAGTGCCCGCCGCGCACCGGCTCCGTCGTCGACGAGAGCAGCCACGCGTGGCAGGACGACGCGTGGATGGAGCAGCGCGCGGCCCGCAACCCGCACACCGGCCCGATGAGCGTCTACGAGGTCCACCTCGGCTCGTGGCGCCAGGGCCTGACCTACCGCGAGCTCGCCGAGCACCTCGTCAACTACGTCACCGACCTCGGCTTCACCCACGTCGAGCTGCTCCCCGTCATGGAGCACCCCTACGGCCCCTCGTGGGGCTACCAGGTGACCGGCTACTACGCGCCGACCGCGCGCTTCGGCGACCCCGACGACTTCAAGTACCTCGTCGACGCGCTGCACCGCGCCGGTGTCGGCGTCATCCTCGACTGGGTGCCCGGCCACTTCCCGCGCGACGAGTGGGCCCTGGCCCGCTTCGACGGCCTCCCCCTCTACGAGCACCCGGACCCCCGCCGCGGCGACCAGCCCGACTGGGGCACGCACGTGTTCGACTTCGGCCGGCTCGAGGTGCGCAACTTCCTCGTCGCCAACGCGGTCTACTGGCTCGAGGAGTTCCACGTCGACGGGCTGCGCGTCGACGCCGTCGCCTCGATGCTCTACCTCGACTACTCGCGCAAGGACGGCGAGTGGATCCCCAACGTCCATGGCGGCCGCGAGCACCTCGAGGCCATCGGGCTGCTCCAGGAGGCCAACGCCACCGCCTACAAGCGGGTACCGGGCATCGTCACCATCGCCGAGGAGTCGACGTCGTGGCCGGGCGTCACCCGCCCGACCTCGCAGGGCGGCCTGGGCTTCGGGCTCAAGTGGAACATGGGCTGGATGAACGACACCCTGCGCTACCTGCAGGAGCAGCCGGTCCACCGCCAGTACCACCACAACCTGCTGACCTTCTCGCTCATGTACGCCTTCAGCGAGAGCTTCGTCCTGCCGATCAGCCACGACGAGGTCGTCCACGGCAAGGGCTCGCTGCTGACGAAGATCCCCGGCGAGCGCCCCGAGCAGCTCGCGACGCTGCGCGCCTTCCTCGGCTACATGTGGAGCCACCCCGGCAAGCAGCTGCTCTTCATGGGCTCGGAGTTCGCGCAGCCGCAGGAGTGGGCCGACGGCCGCTCGCTCGAGTGGTGGCTGCTCGACCACGCCGCGCACCACCGCGTCCACGCGCTCGTCAAGCACCTCAACACCGTCTACCGCGAGCACCCGGCCCTCTGGGCGCTCGACGAGCAGTCGGCCGGCTTCCGCTGGCTCGACGCCGACGACAACACCGGCAACCTCCTCTCCTACCTGCGCCACGAGCGGGCCGACGGCACCGGCGACGTCGTCGTCACGGCCGTCAACTACAGCGGCGAGGACAAGGAGTGGGTGCGCCTGGGCGTGCCCCGCTCGGGCGACTGGGAGGTGGTCCTCGACACGAGCGGCTTCGACGAGGCCGGCTCCCCGAGCCAGGGCGGCGTGGTCCTGAGCGCCGAGCCGACCCCCTGGAACGACCAGCCCTGGTCGGTCACCGTGCGGGTCGCCCGCCTCTCGACCGTCTACCTCGCGCCGGTGCCCGGCACCGAGCGTCCGGCCGCCGTCCTCGACATCTGA